From a single bacterium genomic region:
- a CDS encoding sigma-54-dependent Fis family transcriptional regulator has product MVVLLKSALEHRGHEVVGVHGGAEALAQVRERAFDVVLTDLRMEPVGGLEVLAGVRETSPDTAVVILTAYGEVETAVAALQQGAYHFLTKPVNFQAVAHVVEQAVGAEAVRRENAALRRVTGAPVGTDDALVGEAAATRSLREMIGRVAPSDATVLIRGESGTGKELAARAIHARSGRSDRAFVPVNCAAIAETLLESELFGYRKGAFTGADSDREGLFEAAHGGTVFLDEIGEAGPAVQAKLLRVLEERRINRVGDPREREVDVRIIAATNRPLEEAIAARTFREDLYYRLLVFPLDVPPLRERADDIPLLTDHFLRALGRRGHKLPAGTMARMRAYKWPGNVRELRNLVERAHILAGDGPVGDEHVLLDVAAAHTGEEPGADLNLDNNARRLIAAALQRAGGNKSRAARMLGITRRTLYSRLSLLGMDDGDDGEDENAP; this is encoded by the coding sequence ATGGTGGTGCTGCTGAAGAGCGCGCTGGAGCACCGCGGCCACGAGGTGGTCGGGGTGCACGGCGGCGCCGAGGCCCTGGCGCAGGTGCGCGAGCGGGCCTTCGACGTGGTGCTCACCGACCTGCGCATGGAGCCGGTGGGCGGGCTCGAGGTCCTGGCCGGCGTGCGCGAGACGAGCCCGGACACGGCCGTGGTCATCCTGACGGCCTACGGCGAGGTCGAGACCGCCGTCGCGGCCCTGCAGCAGGGCGCCTATCACTTCCTGACCAAGCCCGTCAACTTCCAGGCGGTGGCCCACGTGGTCGAGCAGGCCGTCGGGGCCGAGGCGGTGCGCCGCGAGAACGCGGCCCTGCGGCGGGTGACCGGTGCGCCGGTCGGGACCGACGACGCCCTGGTGGGCGAGGCGGCGGCGACCCGGTCCCTGCGCGAGATGATCGGGCGCGTGGCGCCGTCGGATGCCACCGTACTCATCCGCGGCGAGAGCGGCACCGGCAAGGAGCTGGCGGCCCGCGCGATCCACGCGCGCAGCGGCCGTTCGGACCGGGCCTTCGTCCCGGTGAACTGCGCGGCCATCGCCGAGACCCTGCTCGAGAGCGAGCTCTTCGGCTACCGCAAGGGCGCCTTCACCGGCGCCGACAGCGACCGGGAGGGGCTCTTCGAGGCGGCCCACGGCGGCACCGTCTTCCTCGACGAGATCGGCGAGGCGGGGCCCGCGGTGCAGGCCAAGCTGCTGCGCGTGCTCGAGGAGCGGCGCATCAACCGCGTGGGCGATCCGCGCGAGCGCGAGGTCGACGTGCGCATCATCGCGGCCACGAACCGGCCGCTCGAGGAGGCCATCGCCGCGCGCACCTTCCGCGAGGATCTCTACTACCGCCTGCTCGTCTTCCCCCTCGACGTGCCGCCCCTGCGCGAGCGCGCCGATGACATCCCGCTGCTGACCGACCACTTCCTGCGCGCCCTCGGCCGCCGCGGCCACAAGCTGCCGGCCGGGACCATGGCCCGCATGCGGGCCTACAAGTGGCCCGGCAACGTGCGGGAACTGCGCAACCTGGTCGAGCGGGCCCACATCCTGGCCGGTGACGGGCCGGTGGGCGACGAGCACGTGCTGCTGGACGTGGCGGCGGCCCACACGGGCGAGGAGCCCGGCGCCGACCTGAACCTGGACAACAACGCCCGCCGGCTCATCGCCGCGGCCCTGCAGCGGGCGGGAGGCAACAAGAGCCGGGCGGCGCGCATGCTCGGCATCACCCGGCGCACCCTGTACTCGCGGCTCAGCCTGCTGGGCATGGACGACGGGGACGACGGCGAAGACGAAAACGCCCCCTGA